In Schizosaccharomyces osmophilus chromosome 2, complete sequence, the following proteins share a genomic window:
- the mto1 gene encoding gamma tubulin complex linker Mto1 has protein sequence MEERSSNSDENDAKFLHLLADDFSGLSLNDEEVAILRSHLRYRKNSHSSNSEHNQAGSDSNVHTKEEKGKENISFDENIKPSFDQVEESTLSKPLYHKEEAESSLQEHHREFDHFLSSPSSGNVSSTPNKQVQNNAPLTPLSLISKGISLNSDDETDTDEQLSPVLTAKKAYGDLNYPSTLYHSDDDSSSESFPREQVILSDDLEHENHQKPGYLTPIKEENSSAYSSRIPDTTGLSRKISDISIPASAMKELEEKKSLLSKEFRDAPPGASLTLKEQANVIDNLRKEAFGLKLKCFFLYDQLNKFHDSEVQDIMKQNIDLKTVTLQMQRAVASYEKKISSYENKPSTASSDALQSKLFDLEKKNSETLSELQSTKKALIKLEKERQKQLNPVYDAYHGNEQSTLSSLLDCERREKESLLHEVDSLRSLLAQKSQIQPRTSDERVILSLQRTNDLLRKDLGAQNEAFLFQMEEKDKLMQEMEELRSNLDAAKLNAVAEAEASKNEIWDLMMACKMKTQEQAVELSQLYKQLEEIEYDCENKLVKMEQQWKDDVDQLQQYVEELTQDLHTAKDELTKSANDSQAYERALDDLRRGTEAEINHFDKTVRENEESIGLFKEEIEKLTDELSHLSESYNEKSNELKVSENKVANLRQKLEGSSMLSSEINALNSQLENSNNLWQSATEEKDSLKEKLESMHAQIEGMKCHNLESNKKESELQKQVEKLITEIDNLKHSQEDEGKEIYTLSTQLEEKKHELSTVAQEKATIMKTLETLENRYTVLQSSFSSLQSAILETFDKKVEHCSAELLVRQVKKLKDESKRLSVEIEKSTRQFSRNEQIIREREASMESIQSEKKELKALLDSERRSKKVMQSELDALNLQNTRRSLSNSSNPSDRSQSREFKLLQNSEKRLKDQIDERNNLIKTVIGRLIQLSASNMISGSSSPDALTTFSSMSQAMHGQLKDLEKFVHGFRKKCKTMERDFKIEIGRLDTNLEARSKKLSQLEERFRLMNVSTLGPRPASPMSSKKAITNTELPDSKKSSPDRSAVQRGITALKRDAEGMSHIWQLRLREMEFQLKAEQEGRKRDKLGARERLQDLVKQNRSLSQQITFDKNPQRTNSVSSHETET, from the coding sequence ATGGAGGAACGTTCATCAAACTCAGACGAGAATGATGCCAAATTCCTTCACCTTTTAGCCGACGATTTTTCTGGTCTGTCTTTAAACGATGAAGAAGTTGCTATTTTACGTTCCCATCTTCGCTATCGAAAGAATTCACATAGCTCTAATAGTGAACACAATCAAGCAGGGTCAGATTCCAATGTGCATACAAAGgaggaaaaaggaaaagaaaacatttcaTTTGACGAAAATATCAAACCAAGTTTCGATCAGGTAGAAGAGTCGACACTTTCTAAACCCCTTTACCATAAGGAAGAAGCTGAATCTAGTTTACAGGAACATCATAGAGAATTTGATCATTTTTTATCATCTCCTTCATCAGGAAATGTTTCTTCTACGCCCAACAAACAGGTTCAAAACAACGCTCCTTTAACTCCCTTATCCTTGATCTCCAAAGggatttctttaaatagCGACGATGAAACGGATACGGACGAACAACTGTCCCCAGTGCTTACGGCAAAGAAAGCTTATGGGGACTTGAACTATCCTTCAACTTTGTATCATTCGGATGACGATTCTTCTAGTGAATCATTCCCTCGTGAACAGGTAATCCTTAGCGATGATTTGGAACACGAGAATCATCAAAAGCCCGGATACCTTACTCCcattaaagaagaaaattcctCAGCGTACTCGTCGCGAATCCCAGATACTACGGGTTTGAGCCGAAAAATCTCTGACATATCCATCCCTGCATCTGCAATGAAAGAGttggaagagaaaaagagccTTCTAAGTAAAGAGTTCCGAGATGCTCCACCAGGTGCCTCTTTGActttaaaagaacaagCGAACGTTATAGACAATCTTCGTAAAGAAGCATTTGGCCTTAAGCtgaaatgttttttcttgtatgACCAACTAAACAAATTTCACGACTCTGAGGTTCAAGATATAATGAAGCAAAATATAGACTTGAAAACTGTTACATTACAAATGCAGCGTGCAGTGGCTAgttatgaaaagaagatatCTTCATATGAAAATAAGCCCTCTACTGCTTCATCAGATGCTCTACAGTCGAAATTGtttgatttggaaaaaaaaaattcagaaaCTCTTTCCGAATTACAGTCTACGAAAAAGGCACTGAttaaacttgaaaaagaacggCAGAAACAACTGAATCCTGTATATGATGCTTATCATGGTAATGAGCAGAGtactctttcttctttattggATTGCGAGCGTcgtgaaaaagaaagcttgtTACACGAAGTTGACTCTTTGCGTAGCTTGCTTGCTCAAAAAAGTCAGATTCAACCGCGGACATCTGATGAAAGGGTTATACTGAGTTTGCAGCGTACTAATGATCTTTTGAGGAAAGATCTTGGTGCACAGAATGAAGCCTTTCTATTCCAGATGGAGGAGAAGGACAAGCTTATGCAAGAAATGGAAGAGCTTCGAAGTAATCTTGATGCCGCAAAGCTGAATGCAGTAGCTGAAGCTGAAGCaagtaaaaatgaaatatgGGATTTAATGATGGCTTGCAAGATGAAAACACAAGAGCAAGCGGTTGAACTTAGCCAACTTTATAAGCAGTTGGAGGAAATTGAATATGATTGCGAAAATAAACTCGTCAAAATGGAACAGCAATGGAAAGATGATGTAGATCAACTACAGCAATATGTGGAGGAGCTTACTCAAGATTTACACACTGCAAAAGACGAGTTGACCAAATCCGCCAATGACTCCCAAGCATACGAGCGAGCTCTAGATGATTTACGAAGAGGAACTGAAGCAGAAATCAATCATTTTGACAAAACAGTAcgtgaaaatgaagaaagtaTTGGTTTGTTCAAAGAAGAGATTGAGAAATTAACTGACGAGCTTTCACACCTTTCTGAAAGCTATAATGAAAAGTCAAATGAATTGAAGGTTTCTGAAAATAAGGTCGCAAACTTACGACAAAAATTAGAAGGCTCAAGTATGCTGTCCTCAGAAATAAACGCTCTAAATAGTCAATTGGAAAATTCCAATAATCTATGGCAATCAGcaactgaagaaaaagattcattaaaagaaaagttagAATCCATGCATGCTCAAATTGAGGGCATGAAATGTCACAATTTGGAGTcgaacaaaaaggaaagtgAGCTGCAAAAGCAAGTTGAGAAATTAATAACGGAAATTGATAATCTGAAACACTCACAGGAAGATGAAGGTAAAGAGATTTATACTTTATCTACCCagttagaagaaaagaaacatgaGTTGAGTACAGTTGCCCAAGAAAAGGCGACAATTATGAAAACTCTAGAAACACTAGAAAACCGCTATACTGTTTTGCAAAGTAGCTTTTCGTCACTTCAGAGTGCTATTTTAGAAACATTTGACAAGAAAGTTGAGCATTGTTCCGCTGAGTTACTTGTTCGACAGgtgaaaaaattaaaggatGAAAGCAAACGATTAAGTGTTGAAATAGAGAAGTCCACTCGGCAGTTTAGCAGAAATGAACAAATAATCAGAGAAAGGGAAGCTTCTATGGAGTCTATTCAATCtgagaagaaagaactaAAAGCCTTACTTGACTCGGAGCGCCGGTCAAAGAAAGTAATGCAATCTGAGCTCGACGCGTTGAACTTGCAGAACACTCGTCGTAGTCTCAGCAATTCTTCGAATCCATCTGATCGATCTCAATCTAGGGAATTCAAACTTCTTCAGAATTCCGAAAAGCGCTTAAAAGACCAAATAGACGAAAGAAATAATCTCATAAAGACAGTCATTGGCCGTTTGATTCAATTATCTGCATCTAATATGATAAGTGGAAGTAGCAGTCCTGATGCTTTAACGACATTTTCAAGTATGAGTCAGGCAATGCATGGTCAGCTTAAGGACTTAGAAAAGTTTGTTCACGGATTTAGAAAGAAGTGTAAAACTATGGAACGAGACtttaaaattgaaattggtAGACTTGATACCAACCTGGAGGCTCGAAGCAAAAAGCTTAGTCAGTTGGAAGAACGTTTCCGATTGATGAATGTCTCAACTTTAGGACCCCGACCCGCTTCTCCCAtgtcttcaaaaaaagcaatcacTAACACGGAGTTACCAGATAGCAAGAAATCTTCGCCTGACAGGTCCGCAGTACAACGTGGCATCACCGCATTGAAACGCGACGCTGAAGGGATGAGCCATATTTGGCAATTGAGGTTACGTGAAATGGAGTTTCAACTTAAAGCTGAGCAAGAAGGCCGTAAACGTGATAAGTTAGGGGCTCGAGAACGTCTTCAAGATTTAGTCAAGCAAAATCGAAGCCTTTCTCAGCAAATCACGTTTGATAAAAATCCACAACGTACTAATTCAGTTTCGTCGCATGAAACAGAGACCTAA